One genomic window of Caldivirga maquilingensis IC-167 includes the following:
- a CDS encoding 50S ribosomal protein L40e, whose product MPISDPEKLRIAVEHRFGYWICRRCGARNPIGAEKCRRCGSKDLRPKRFKH is encoded by the coding sequence ATGCCTATAAGTGACCCCGAGAAGCTTAGGATAGCTGTTGAGCATAGGTTCGGTTACTGGATATGTAGGAGATGTGGTGCAAGGAACCCCATTGGGGCTGAGAAGTGTAGAAGATGCGGTAGTAAGGATTTAAGGCCGAAGAGGTTTAAGCACTAA
- a CDS encoding MFS transporter, with product MSFKAIGREGVLLAVASSITGIMFGANSVILSIYMLNIGMKPTLIGVVIGASSLMSALGSLITGYLSDFINKLSLFTFLSLASGSLILLLVTGLPPVITMVYPLIALLNRNVISIAISGEYARRRGISSEFFSLSSSLNVVFSVIGSSITMLPSYMGRMGYDLVFIIESLSVYSSIPIMLIAIRRIGINVTEVKISRVSLRELRELKSSWLLKRLIPESLIGLGAGVIIPLFSLWFYLKFHINISNLSIVYAASNATLALGTLTAPMISRILRSRVTSVILLEGLATGILALMPIILNIPSLLVLFIVRNTLMNMANPLLTSLINDLVPGEERGRVFGIWMLLSSIPRALGPGIGGYLMGSGYLDLPLYITSLLYATAVALFYVLLKDVEKMSRLTIGR from the coding sequence ATGTCATTTAAGGCTATTGGGCGTGAGGGAGTATTACTTGCCGTGGCCAGTTCCATAACCGGCATTATGTTCGGTGCTAACTCAGTCATATTATCAATATACATGCTTAACATAGGTATGAAGCCGACTTTAATAGGTGTTGTTATTGGTGCTTCATCCCTCATGAGTGCCCTTGGATCATTAATCACCGGCTACTTATCCGACTTCATTAATAAGTTAAGCCTATTCACGTTTCTCTCATTAGCAAGTGGTTCATTGATACTACTGTTGGTTACTGGTTTACCACCAGTGATAACTATGGTTTACCCGCTCATTGCCTTGCTTAACCGCAACGTTATATCCATTGCTATTTCCGGTGAGTATGCTAGACGAAGGGGGATATCCAGTGAATTCTTCAGCTTATCATCTTCACTTAACGTAGTATTCAGTGTTATTGGGTCATCAATAACTATGTTACCAAGCTACATGGGTAGAATGGGGTATGACTTAGTCTTCATTATTGAATCACTATCAGTGTACTCATCAATACCAATAATGCTTATAGCCATTAGGAGAATAGGCATTAATGTAACTGAGGTTAAGATCAGCAGGGTTAGTTTAAGGGAGTTAAGGGAGTTGAAGTCATCGTGGTTACTTAAGAGGCTTATTCCCGAATCATTAATAGGACTTGGGGCGGGGGTAATAATTCCCCTCTTTAGCCTGTGGTTTTACTTAAAGTTCCACATAAATATAAGTAACTTAAGCATAGTGTACGCTGCATCAAATGCAACGTTAGCATTAGGTACATTAACGGCACCTATGATTTCAAGAATACTGAGAAGTAGGGTTACCTCAGTAATATTACTGGAGGGTTTAGCTACAGGTATATTAGCTTTAATGCCAATCATACTGAACATCCCTTCATTACTGGTACTCTTCATAGTTAGGAACACCTTAATGAATATGGCTAATCCTCTACTAACATCATTAATCAACGACCTAGTGCCGGGGGAGGAGAGGGGGAGGGTTTTCGGTATATGGATGCTCCTATCATCAATACCGCGTGCACTGGGTCCGGGAATAGGGGGTTACTTAATGGGTTCCGGTTACCTGGATCTTCCACTATACATAACATCACTACTATACGCCACTGCAGTGGCCTTATTCTACGTTCTGCTTAAGGATGTTGAGAAGATGAGTAGGTTAACCATAGGTAGGTGA
- a CDS encoding aminotransferase class V-fold PLP-dependent enzyme — protein MGVLDKLGVRKVINACGTLTVLGSNRVSSRVLEAMREVADSFIDMNELLVKSGEYIAKLLNVPGALVTSGAGAGLVLAVAAAITEGDVDKMSRLPFTDGLRNEIIIQYPHTVGNPYVYLINIPGGRVRIVGSPSGVNENDIKNALNKNTAAVLHFQYEPQEGEVPLSKVIDIAHEFNTPVIVDAAAELPPLLNLTRFIKMGADLVVFSGGKDIGAPGDTGLILANNLRLLEACRLMSPFSYINVNGQSRVFIGRVMKISKEDIVALVAALEEYVKVNHEERLSVMNKMADEVISELTAVLPGIRIEKRLNHPGERIRPVTVPKVEIKLPRRYTELYIKLLREGDPPIYACECEGNLCINMHTLSQDEVPIVINRLKEVISRYPPVTNQ, from the coding sequence ATGGGTGTTTTGGATAAGTTAGGTGTACGTAAGGTTATTAATGCCTGTGGTACACTCACAGTACTTGGTAGTAATAGGGTTAGTTCAAGGGTTTTAGAGGCAATGAGGGAGGTTGCGGATTCCTTCATTGATATGAATGAACTCCTAGTTAAGTCAGGGGAATACATTGCCAAGTTACTAAATGTACCCGGTGCATTAGTAACAAGCGGTGCCGGAGCCGGCTTAGTACTGGCTGTTGCAGCAGCTATTACTGAGGGTGATGTGGATAAGATGAGTAGGTTACCCTTCACTGATGGGTTAAGGAATGAGATTATTATCCAATATCCACACACAGTGGGTAATCCATACGTTTACCTCATTAATATTCCAGGGGGTAGAGTAAGGATTGTGGGTTCACCAAGTGGTGTTAATGAAAACGATATTAAGAATGCCTTAAATAAAAACACAGCCGCAGTACTTCACTTCCAGTATGAGCCACAGGAGGGTGAGGTGCCTTTAAGTAAGGTTATTGATATTGCCCATGAATTTAACACGCCAGTTATAGTTGATGCCGCTGCCGAACTGCCACCATTACTTAACTTAACAAGGTTCATTAAAATGGGGGCTGACTTAGTAGTGTTCAGTGGCGGTAAGGATATTGGTGCACCCGGTGATACAGGCTTGATTCTGGCTAATAATTTAAGGCTCCTTGAGGCGTGTAGGTTAATGAGCCCATTCAGTTACATTAATGTTAATGGGCAATCCAGGGTATTCATAGGTAGGGTAATGAAGATTAGTAAGGAGGATATTGTAGCCCTAGTCGCGGCACTGGAGGAGTACGTTAAGGTTAATCATGAGGAGAGGTTAAGTGTAATGAATAAGATGGCTGATGAAGTAATAAGTGAATTAACCGCAGTATTACCGGGTATTAGGATTGAGAAAAGGCTGAATCATCCTGGGGAGAGGATAAGGCCGGTAACAGTACCTAAGGTTGAGATTAAGTTACCGAGAAGGTACACGGAATTATACATTAAGTTACTAAGGGAGGGGGATCCACCAATATACGCATGTGAATGTGAAGGTAATTTATGCATTAACATGCATACGTTAAGCCAGGATGAGGTTCCCATTGTTATTAACAGGTTAAAGGAGGTGATTAGTAGGTATCCGCCAGTAACTAATCAATGA
- the fni gene encoding type 2 isopentenyl-diphosphate Delta-isomerase gives MIGGRKDEHIRIASSSDVEVGDSLFDGVQLIHNALPEMDFNDVDSTIELFNKRLSFPFIIGALTGGTETAGRVNAVLAKAAEEFGIGMYVGSQRIALMKPETAWSFRVVKDNAPSALKIANLGAPQVSRLSDRDLVDWVNEAVDMINADAVAIHLNPAQELFQPEGEPWFSGVLSKLKLIRRVVNRPLIIKEVGNGVSMEVARMLNSIPPDAIDVAGHGGTSFIRIEAIRGGDVNEADVFRDWGIPTVLSICEVSSVYDGVIIASGGVRNGLDGAKAIALGADAFTMSRPMLVSALKGYEAVRELINKLMWEFKATMFLTGSRRVEDLKKTPVVANLPILLWLIQRGVKCKLTTNIYNQIKPIASVLMSNLFGE, from the coding sequence ATGATTGGGGGTCGTAAGGATGAGCATATTAGGATTGCTTCAAGTAGTGATGTTGAGGTTGGTGATTCATTGTTTGATGGTGTTCAATTAATTCACAATGCTTTACCGGAGATGGATTTTAATGATGTTGACTCAACCATTGAATTGTTTAATAAGAGGCTTAGCTTCCCATTCATAATAGGTGCCTTAACCGGTGGCACTGAGACTGCTGGTAGGGTTAATGCTGTTTTAGCCAAGGCCGCTGAGGAGTTTGGGATAGGCATGTATGTTGGTTCACAGAGGATAGCATTAATGAAGCCTGAGACCGCTTGGAGCTTCAGGGTTGTTAAGGATAATGCACCAAGCGCCCTAAAAATAGCCAACCTAGGTGCACCCCAGGTTTCTAGGCTTAGTGATAGGGATTTGGTGGATTGGGTTAATGAGGCAGTGGATATGATTAACGCTGATGCAGTGGCAATACACCTTAATCCAGCACAGGAATTATTCCAACCTGAGGGTGAGCCATGGTTCAGTGGTGTTTTAAGTAAGTTGAAGCTCATTAGGAGGGTTGTTAATAGGCCTTTAATAATTAAGGAGGTTGGTAATGGTGTATCCATGGAGGTTGCAAGAATGCTTAACAGTATTCCACCCGATGCAATTGATGTCGCCGGCCACGGCGGCACATCATTCATTAGGATTGAGGCAATTAGGGGTGGTGATGTTAATGAGGCTGACGTGTTTAGGGATTGGGGTATACCAACTGTATTATCCATTTGCGAAGTGAGCAGCGTCTACGATGGCGTAATAATAGCCTCTGGTGGTGTTAGGAATGGTTTAGATGGTGCTAAGGCAATAGCCCTAGGTGCAGATGCATTCACAATGTCAAGACCAATGCTGGTATCGGCATTAAAGGGTTATGAGGCAGTGAGGGAGTTGATTAATAAGTTAATGTGGGAGTTCAAGGCAACAATGTTCCTAACAGGATCAAGGAGAGTGGAGGACTTAAAGAAAACACCAGTAGTAGCAAACCTACCAATACTACTATGGCTAATACAAAGGGGAGTAAAATGCAAACTAACAACAAACATATACAACCAAATAAAACCAATAGCCAGCGTTCTAATGAGTAATCTGTTTGGTGAGTAA
- a CDS encoding UxaA family hydrolase translates to MARFAIHNKEDNVGVAIDDISAGEEAHGVYIEDKSNGPIVKAIEDIPLGHKIALRDIKAGEKVIKYGRVIGVAVKDIKAGEHVHTHNLKSLRWGNLSKR, encoded by the coding sequence ATGGCTAGGTTCGCGATACATAATAAGGAGGATAACGTGGGGGTAGCCATAGATGATATAAGTGCCGGGGAGGAGGCTCACGGCGTATACATTGAGGATAAGTCCAATGGACCTATAGTTAAGGCTATTGAGGATATTCCACTTGGCCATAAGATTGCTTTAAGGGATATTAAGGCTGGGGAGAAGGTTATTAAGTATGGTAGGGTAATTGGGGTTGCTGTGAAGGATATTAAGGCTGGGGAACATGTTCATACACATAATCTAAAATCATTAAGGTGGGGTAACTTAAGTAAAAGGTGA